A stretch of DNA from Deferribacterota bacterium:
AGTAAAGTTTTAATAAATAAAAAATTAGTAGTAATAGCCGAAGAAAATGTTTTAAAAGGTGGTGCAGGGGAAGAAATCACTGTATTTTTGAATGAAATTAGTTGGAGTGGGAAAGTCTTGAGATTTGGTTTTCAGGATATATTTATTGAACATGGCAAGATAAATGAATTGAGATCTCTTACTGGTATTAGTGCAGAGAGCATGTATAAAAAATTGATGCTATATATAAAGGAAATGGTTTATAAATAATATAGTCTTTTAACTTTTGTTAGTATTTAAATAAATTTATATTATTCAAAAAAAGAAAAAAGGATAAGCATGAAAACAGTAGCAATAATAGCAAAACCGCACGCAGAAAATGTAGTTAATTTATTAGAAGAAATTGTTAAATTGCTAGATGAATCGAATATAGAAGTTCTTTATGATAAGAGGGCTGCATCTATTTTGAATCTTTCTAATCATAGTAGTGAAGAAGATATAAGAGAGGGCTCTGATTTAGTTATTGTCCTTGGTGGGGATGGTACATTAATTTCAGCTGTTAGAATAGTTGGAGATAAAGAAGTACCTATTATGGGAATAAATATGGGCAGATTAGGGTTTTTAACTGAAATAAGGGCAGGTGAAGCTGTTAATATGCTAAAAAATGTTATTAAAGGGGATTATTGTGCTGAGAATAGGATGAAACTACACTGTGATCTTTTCGAAAACAAGCAATCTAAATTTGCAACTGATGTATTAAATGATATTGTTATAAATAAAGGGGCTTTAGCAAGGATGATAGATGTTGAGCTTTTTATAGATGATCATTTTGTTAATTCATTAAGGGCTGATGGGGTTATTTTTTCTACCCCTACAGGCTCAACTGCTTATAACCTAGCAGCTGGTGGTCCAATTATTTATCCCACATTAAATTCAATAATTATAACACCTATCTGCCCCCATTCTTTGACACATAGACCCATTGTTGTCTCTAGGAGGAGTAAAATAGTTGTGGTGATGAAAAATAGTAATGAACAGATTTATTTAACCTGTGATGGACAGATTGGGCAGAAGTTAAAAAATAATGATATAAAATTAAACATTACACAGTCTAGTCATAATGTGAAACTTATTACACCAAAGAATAGAAGTTATTATAGTTTGCTTAGAGAGAAATTAGGTTGGGGCATTAAATAGAGGATGCTTGATTTTTTATCTATTAAGAATTTCGCTGTTATAGACAGCATTGAGTTAGCATTTGGCAAATCAATAAATATTATCACAGGTGAAACAGGCGCTGGCAAAACAATAATAGTTG
This window harbors:
- a CDS encoding NAD(+)/NADH kinase, encoding MKTVAIIAKPHAENVVNLLEEIVKLLDESNIEVLYDKRAASILNLSNHSSEEDIREGSDLVIVLGGDGTLISAVRIVGDKEVPIMGINMGRLGFLTEIRAGEAVNMLKNVIKGDYCAENRMKLHCDLFENKQSKFATDVLNDIVINKGALARMIDVELFIDDHFVNSLRADGVIFSTPTGSTAYNLAAGGPIIYPTLNSIIITPICPHSLTHRPIVVSRRSKIVVVMKNSNEQIYLTCDGQIGQKLKNNDIKLNITQSSHNVKLITPKNRSYYSLLREKLGWGIK